The DNA region TGAGAATCGTCGAGGCGCACTTCGCCCGAGTTGGCTTCGCCAGATATTTTGCCCGGGTTCCATTCCGATGGTATGGTCAGGCCAATGCCATGCCAGGCAAAGGGTACGTATTCGTCAAATGTGAGGTTTTTCATGATGCTCTATCCATTCAGTGCTGTGATCTGCGCTTATAGAAATAAGATACAAGGGGGTATTTGCGGTGTCAAGAACGGTGTTTAGAATGGACGAAATGGGGAAAGATGATACATTTTTTGAGAATTATTTGAGATGAAAACTTGACGGATGCACGAACGTTCACTATATTCAAATGTGCAGGTTATGGATATGTGCATTTTAAAAAAATAAATAAGGAGGTGTGTTATGCGAAAAAAACTAACTGCGCGCCAACAGGAGATATACGATTTTATTGCCCAGGTGATTCGCAACCAGGGATATCCGCCTACGATCCGAGAAATTATGGAGGCTTTTGGCATTGCTTCTACCAATGGCGTGCGAACTACGCTGTCTGCATTGGAAAAAAAAGGGTATATTCGACGAACTGCCATGTTGTCGCGCAGTATTGAGTTGACGGATTATCAGGCGCGCGATGCATCGCTTTCCGGCGATGTGCGCGAAGTGCCGGTAATTGGGCGCGTTGCTGCCGGTGAACCGATTCTGGCAATGGAAAATATCGAGAGTACGCTTGCGGTCGATTCCGGGTTTGTACCGCGGGGCGATGTTTTTGCCCTCCAGGTTGAGGGTGATAGCATGCGCGATGCTGGAATATTAGACGGCGATTTTGTGCTCGCACGCCATCAAGAATCCGCCCATCAAGGCGAGATTGTCGTTGCTGTGATTGGCGAAGAAGCAACGGTTAAGCGCTACTATCGAGAGGGTTCGGAGGTCAAGTTGGTGCCCGAAAATGAAGCCTATCAACCCATTGTGGTGGGTGAAAGCCACGAGTCATTTCGCATTGCTGGCAAAATCGTGGGTTTGATGCGGTCTTTTTAGACGGGGCGGACGATCCGTTGATCCGTAGGTGCGGGTTGACAACCCGCACAGACTTTTTTTTGTTTTCT from Gemmatimonadota bacterium includes:
- the lexA gene encoding transcriptional repressor LexA; its protein translation is MRKKLTARQQEIYDFIAQVIRNQGYPPTIREIMEAFGIASTNGVRTTLSALEKKGYIRRTAMLSRSIELTDYQARDASLSGDVREVPVIGRVAAGEPILAMENIESTLAVDSGFVPRGDVFALQVEGDSMRDAGILDGDFVLARHQESAHQGEIVVAVIGEEATVKRYYREGSEVKLVPENEAYQPIVVGESHESFRIAGKIVGLMRSF